TGCTCGTGCGCCAATGCCAGGATATCGTCGGCGCGAAAACCTACCGCCCGGATTACGGACAGTCACTCCGCCAGGGCACACTGCAGCCGGAAATGATCGCCGTGCGCGACCTCGTCCAGAAACGCCTGCGCGGCCTGCGCTGGAAACAGAAACCCCTGGTGGTGCTGATGCCGGTCACTCCGGCCTGGAAGGAAGCCGCACCCGTCGGCGCGCACGAGTGGGCGCTCTCCGTACTCCAGCCGCTCGTGGCCGAAGGCACGATCGACCTGATCGATACGACCGACACCCTGGACAAGGCCGACGGCAGCGACTGCCAGGACTACTTCGACCTCTATCACCAGAACGCCCACGGCCGCGAACGGCTGATGAGCACCTTGATGCCGCAGATCCGCGAGCGCCTGCACAGCCCGACTGCGAATGACCAGGTGGCTACTGCGGCGACCGGACCAGCACGAGGCGATTGAGCACGTACGACAGCGGCACTGACAGCGCGATCACGATGACCATCGCCCAGCGACGGTCAATGCCGAGCCAGTCCACCAGAGAATGCAGCAGCGCCACGCCGAACAGGAACTGTGCGACGTAGATCAGCGGATATCGCAGGGCGCTGCGCCAACCCAGCGCACGGCGAAAGACGAAACGCGCATTGAGCACGTAGGCAATGCCGATTCCGGCAACGTAGGCCAGCGCGTAGGCCAGGCGGTAATCCACCAGCGCGAGCAGGCCGTAATACAGCGCATACGTGAGCACCGTGTTCAGGCCACCCGCCAGCACGAAGCGCACGCCTTCGCCGATGGCCGGGCGCTCCGTCACCGGGCGCGGCTCAGGCGCAGGAATTCATCGTAGTCGCGGATGTATTCCTGGGTGTCGTAGTACTCCGAGGCGAAGACGAGCAATACCGCATCGGCGCTGTAGCGGTACTGGATGCCCCAGGTCATGGGCGGCAGGTGAAGCCCGAGATTGGGGCGATCCAGCAGCAGTTCCGCACGGCGCGTGCCGTCATCGGCAATGACCGAAACCGACCCCTTCACGCAGACCAGGAACTGGTGACACGTTCGGTGCGCGTGTTCACCGCGCACCTCCGCACTGGGCACGCCAAACACCAGGAAGTAGCGGCGCGGAAGGAACGGCACGCTTCTTTCGAACTCGCCGACGGAAAGGTCGCCGCGCATGTCCTGAATCAGCGGAAGCCGGTGCAGGGCGACGCCGCGAACACTGGTTTCCTCGACGCCGGGACGCTCGTTGCTGTCGCGGGGCCGATCCGCGACCAGCCGCCCGCCGGCGGAATTGTCCACATAGCCCACAATGCGCGCTGGATTGCCGACCACGATGGCATCCGGCGGCACCGACCGCAGCACCACGGCACCGGCGCCGACCATGGCACGGGCACCGATCGTCAGTCCTGGCAGGATGGTCGCATTCGCGCCAATCGACGCCCCCGCGCAGACCCGCGTTTGCGGGAACTGCTCCGGGTACTGCTTGCTGCGCGGAAAAGGGTCGTTGGTGAAGGTGACATTCGGCCCGATGAATACGTCATCTTCCAGCGTGACGCCATCCCAGAGCTGGACACCGCACTTGACGGTTACCCGATCACCGATAACGACATCGTTCTCAATGAAAACGTGGTCGCAGATGTTGCAGTCGCTGCCAAGCCGGGCCTTCGCAAGCACGTGCGCAAATGCCCAGATGCGTGTATTTGCGCCAATATGGCTGCTTTCGCAGATGCCCTGGGGATGAACAAAATAGTTCATACGTCACTTTTTCCAGAAAAGTTCTTGTGATGAAAAACCACTGCCTGCGGACGGCGTTTCGTGTTCTCGTAGGCACGCCAGACGTAGGAACCGACAATGCCAAACCCCAGCAGGTTGAGCGCGCCGAAGAACAGGATCGTCAGGATGGTGGCCGAGTAGCCCGGCACCGCGACCCATCCGGACAGCCGCAGGACCGCCACCAGCAACCCAAACGCGGCGCAAATTACGATGCCGCCCAGACCGGCCAGCGTCAGCAGCCGGATGGGCAGGTCGGTGAATGAAAACACGCTGTTCATGAGGTAGTGCAATTTGCGCGAGAACGTCCAGGCGCTTTTTCCGTGGCGCCGGGCAACGCGGTGGTAGGGCACTTCCGCACGGCGGAATCCCAGCCAGATCACCTGCCCCACCAGCGAGCTGTTGCTTTCCTCAAAACGCAGCAGCTGATCGCGAAAGGCCTGGTTGCAACCAAACATGTCGACACCGCCGGCCGGCAGCTCCGGCTGCACAAGTCGGCGATAGGTGCTCCAGAACAATCGGGACGCGATCCGGTCGATGAAGGGATCATCACGACCCGTCCGTGTGCCGAGCGTGACATCCGCTGCATCCGAAGCGAGCAGGCGAAAGAACTCCCGGACGAGCTGCGGCGGTTCCTGAAGATCGGCCGCCATGACGGCAAAGTACTTGCCGCGGGCGTGACTCAGGCCCTCGCGAATAGCCGCGAACGATCCGAAATTGCGTGAAAGCAGGATGAGCTGCGATGCAAAGGGCGCGGCAGGCAGCCGCTCCGCCAGGTGCGCATGGCTGCGATCGGGGCTGCCGTCCACCACGAAGACGACCTCAAGCGGCCTATCCAGTCCTTGTGCGAGCTGTGCCAGCTCCACGAGGAGGTCCGGCAAGGACTCTTCGTTGCGATAGACCGGGATAATCAGCGAATACTCGGGCGCGTCGGGGGTTTCGGGCATCGTCGGATTCCGCCGGGAAAATGAGCGTGTACGCGGCGCCGGCGACTATTTTCCGGCGATTCAGGCAATGGCCACCGGATTCGGGCACCTGCTGGACGAGACGAGGCGCCAGATCTCGCCGGTCACGGAGCCACGGGTTCAACCTGCAAGCCGGGGATATTACCATTCCCTTTCACGCCAACCACGAGAGCCCGGATGTCCAACCCCTTGCCAGCGGTCAAATCCGTGGCCAAATCGCGCTCCCCGGCGTCAACCCTCTTGCTCGCTGCCACCCTGCTGGCGACTTACGCCTACGCCCACACGGCGTTGGTGGCGGTTGCAAATTTCGGGCTTCGCTTCCCCTACTCGGACCACTATCGCATCTACGCCAATTTTTTCAGCCGGCCCCTCGTCGATGCGCTGTTCGGTATCGAGAATGCCCATCGGCCGGTTGTCGCCGCACTGGTCCGCTTTGCGGAAATGCGCTGGTTTGCTGCGGATCAATCGCTGCAACTGGTGCTTGGCGTCGTGCTGGCAAGTGGCACGGCGATGGTGATGATGGTGACTGCGCTACGCGAACGGGGACTCTCACCGCTTGCCCGCGCAGCCGCAATGCTGGTCGCCGTGATGACCGTATTGTGGCTAGGCAACGTCAGAATGTTCTTCCACGGCGGCGAAGCCCTCCATGTCTACCCTGTCACACTTTCCGCCGCTCTGGCCAGCCTCGCCGCTTTTGCGGCGCGCGAACGACGATCGGCAGCCTGGATGACAGCAGGAGCACTGGCGTGCACCGTTGCAACCTTCAGCTTCGGATCGGGTGTCGCCGCATTTGCCGCACTTTTCGCCGTCGCGTTGTGCGTCCGAGTCCCATGGAAGGCCTGGCTCCCTGCACTCGCCATCCTGGTAATGGACGTCATTCTGTATACGACCCTCCTGCCCGGCAACGACGGCGTGAAAGGTTCGCTGCAGTTCTCCCCGGCGGTGATGGCCATGACAGTGCTGCGTGTCCTCGGCTCGCCATTTATCAACGCAGCGCAACGTCTGGAATTGTCAGGCTCTTCCGCGTTGAGCGCTGGATTGTTGGCCGGCTCCTTCGTTGCCGCATCGTATGTCGCTGCAATGCTGCACGCGCTACGCCATCGAAAGCCATTGTCGCGACTCGGCGCGCTCGGTCTGGGCGTGGCCTCGCTCGGTGTGGCGTCCGCAGGATTGATCGGGCTGTCCCGTGTCGAACTGATGCTGACGGTACCTGCAGAAGCATTTGCCGATCGGTATCTGGTGTGGTCTACGCAGGTGTGGGGTGGACTGGCGCTGTTCGGCATCAGCCTGGCTCGCCGGTCCGGCTCCGCCCGGAACGGCGTTGCACCCGCCATAGGGGCGTTGACTGCCGCCGCGTTGCTTTCAGTATCACACCGCGACAATGCCGGCTGGGCATCGGCCGTTCACCGGAACAACCAGATATCTGCGGTTGCAGCACGCCTGCAGATCTGGGATCCGCTTTACCTTCCGGACGACGACGCTTCGCGCCGGGCACATACCATGGCGGCTATCGAAGCGTTCCGGGAGCGTCGCTGGAGCATGTTCATCCAGTCCCCGCCGTCCAACCCGCTCGCATTGGTCGAACCGGTTCCGGCCGCGCCTGCCACTAGCCTTGTCGTCCTGGGAGATGTCTTTGACGATACCTGGGGCCAACGCCAGGTCATTCGCGTCTCAGGCCGCTACGCGAAAGATGCACCCATTCCAGACAAACCTCTTCTGATCATCGTCGACGAATCCGGTCACGTGCACGGAGAAGCGATCCTGAGCCACCTTCCGTACGCACAGCGGGCGCTGCGTTTCAACACGCCCGTCGCGCGCGGCTTTGACGGCTACGTCATCGCACCAAAGAAGGATACGAAGTACCGGCTGCTGCTCATCGATGCGGATCAACAGTTGCCCGTCACTGCGCTGGCATTCACTCTGCCATCACAGGTCGGACCGCAAGTGGCAGAATCACACGCCGTCCACTGACCAGTGCGGGCAGGCCGCTCACGGGATGCCAGCGCCGGGTTTCCAGCCAATGCACTGGCGGAATGCCATGCAGGAGGCGCGCGCTCCAACGCAGTGCAATCCATCTGCACTAGTTCGCGCCACCCCACCACGGCCAGGAGCAGCGCCCATGCCCAGCGCGCAAGCCAAGCCGTCGCTAATCTGCAGCCACTGGCTCGCGGCTAACCAGTCTATCCCGGCCATACGGATCTGAGCATCCAGCTGCGCACGTTCTGCGGGAATGGCCCGCTCAGATAGACCTCGTGCAGGCGGAACTGGTCGGCCATCGGTTGCCGCCACGCGAACCTGGCGATCGCGCACGCTGCCCTCAGCGCAATTATGGCGGCCATCGCAAGCCGCACGGCTAGGCGCCACCCTGCCTCGCCGCCGATAATCACGCCATTCCCGTCTGATAGCGCACCGATGGCCGAGACCGCCCTCCAGGACCGCACCGCCAAGCAACTGCGTCTGCTCGAGCAGGCGCTCGACAGCGGCCGCCTGGGACCGGTCAAGCGGCTGGTCAATACGCTCTCGCCCGCGGAGATCGGCAACCTGCTCGAATCGCTGCCGCCGCACAAGCGCCAGATCGTGTGGGGACTGGTCGACCCGGAAGACGACGGCGAAGTGCTCGTGCATGTGGGCGACGAGGTTCGCGAGGACCTGCTCAAGGCGATGGACCCGGACGAAATCGTCGCGGCCGCCGAATCGCTGGATATCGACGACCTGGCAGACCTGCTGGAAGACCTGCCCGATACCGTTATCGACGAAGTGCTCAAGTCGATGGACCGCGAGAACCGCGAACGGCTCGAGCAGATGCTCACCTACGAGGAAGACACCGCCGGGCGACTGATGAACCCGGACGTGGTCACCGTGCGGGCCGACGTCTCGGTGGACGTGGTGCTGCGCTACCTGCGGCTGCGCGGCGAATTGCCGGAAGCGACCGATCGCCTCTACATCGTCAGCCGGCGGCGGCAGTACCTGGGCGGCATTTCGCTGGCGCAGCTGCTGACCGCCGACCCGGCCGTCGCGGTGAACCGCCTGATCGACTCGGAACAGCCCGCGATCGACGCCGACACCCCCGTGGCCGAGGTTGCCGAGCGCTTCGCCAACCACGACTGGCTCAGCGCTCCGGTCGTCGACGAAAACAACGTCCTGCTCGGCCGTATCACCATCGACGACGTCGTCGACATCATCCGCGCCCAGGCCGAGCACCAGGCTCTCGGTGCAGCCGGTCTGGACGAAGACGAAGATCTGTTCGCCCCGGTACCGCGCACTACGCGCCGGCGTGCGGTCTGGCTGGGCATCAACCTGCTGACGGCGTTTCTCGCCTCGTGGGTGATCGGCAATTTCGAGGGTGTACTGCAGAAAGTGGTCGCCTGCGCCGTGCTGATGCCCATCGTGGCCAGCATGGGCGGCGTGGCGGGTACGCAGGTGCTGACGCTGATGGTCCGCGCCCAGGCGCTAGGCCAGGTCAGCCCCGCCAACGCGCTGTCGCTGCTACGCAAGGAAGTGCTGGTCGCGCTCGCCAACGGACTGGTGTGGGCGCTGGCTGTCGGCAGCGTCGCGCTGGCGATCTACCGCGACGCCTGGCTCGCGCTGGCGTTCGGCGCGGCCATGGTAATCAACCTCATCGCTGCGGCGCTGTCCGGCGTATTCCTGCCCCTGGTGCTGCGGCGCGTGGGAATCGATCCGGCGTTGGCCGGCGGCGTGATTCTCACCACGGTTACCGATTGCTGCGGATTCGCTTCCTTCCTGGGTCTTTCGACGCTGCTGCTGATGCAGTAGCACATCAGCGATTGCCGCGCGCTTCCCGCTGCTCGGTCAAGGTGAGGGCGACCTTGTCGCGCAGGTAGACCGGCAGGGCCAATTCCGGTGCGACCGCATGTCCGGCGCCGAACTCCGCCACGGCCAGGCGCGCCACCGCCCGTGCCTGGGGATGACGGGATCCGTCGACCCAGGCCGGTTCCGCCGCCAGGCGCGGCGCCAATGCAGCGGAGTAACTGGTCCAGCCACTGCCAATGACATTCCAGCGGGCGGCGGGCGGCACGACGAGCTGGTCCGCCGGCCCCACCGACTCATCCCCCCACGCGACCACCGAGCCGTCCACGTGGCGGAATGCGCCGGCGTAGACCTCTCCCATCCGCGCGTCAATGACGGCCAGGACGGGATTCCCGTCGTCCGGCGCGTCCAGCGCGAGCGCCGCCAGGGACGAAATCGGAACGACCGGCAGGCCCAGCCCCAGGGCCATCCCCTGGGCTACGGAGACAGCCAGCCGCACACCGGTGAACGCACCAGGGCCGCGCCCTACCGCGACGGCGTCGAGCTGCCGTCGCGACAGGCCCGCCTCGGCCAGGAGCGAATCGGCCATCGGCAGCACCAGCTCCGCGTGGCGGCGTGGCGCCAGTTCACTGCGCTCGATCACGCGACCGTTGTACGACAACGCGACGGAGCAGCATTCGGTGGAGGTTTCGATGGCGATCAGGTTCATGGACGACTCTTTATCTTTCTATACGTTTATCGGCGCGAGCCGTTCGGCGGCAGGTCGGGCATGACGAAGGCGTCAAAATCCGTCTTCGCCGCCGCCGGCGCCGCCGCCGGGCGGGATTCACCGTACCAGTCGATGCGCCGGGTCAGGTACATCAGGACAGACACGACCGCCAGCAGCGTGATGGCGCCGATCAAGAGCGAGTATTGCTCGCTGATGACCAGTCCGTACAGCAGCAGGTAGGCCACCGCGAGGCAACCGGCGAGAAGTCCGCCAGCCCGTCGCGTCGCCAGCACTGCCGCCGCATAGCCGCCGATGATGAGCACGACGGCGGTGGCGGCCACCGCATAGGCGCCGCCGAAGCCGATCTGTTCGGACAGTGCCAACAGCAGGATATAGAACGTGCACAGCGCCAGTCCCACCAGGACATACTGCACCGGGTGCACGCGCAGCTTCTTGAGCACTTCGAACAGGAAGAAGGCGACAAACGACAGGCCGATGAAGAGCAGGCCGTATTTGCCGGCCCGCTGCAGCTGCTGGTACACATCGACGGGGCGGTACAAGGTCACGCCAAAGGACCATTCGTGCAGATTCACCGCGTTATGCGGCGTCTCTTCCCAATGCTGCGCAAAGCCGCGATTGAGTTCCAGCACCTGCCAGCGTGCGGAGAATTGCTTGTCGTCAATGTCGCGTTCGGCCGGGAGAAACGCACCGGTGAAACTCGGATCCGCCCACGGCGCATCGACCTTCACCGTTGTTGTCCGCGCCATCGGCAGGAACTGCAGCGATTCGGTGCCCGCCACCACGTACTGCACCTCGACCGTCAGCGCCCCGGCCAGGAGCGAAGGGTCCAGCGCCACGCTCACCGCGGCGATATTGCCGATGGCGTCGCCCGGTTGCAGCCGCTGCGGCGTGCCATTGACCTTTACCGACTTCACCTCGCGCAGGCCACGCACGTCGCTGAGCAGGAAGCGCAGCTTCACCTGGTCAGTCAGGTAATTCGCCGCGTCGGTCGAAAGCGGCGCAAAATCGTCAGATTCGTACCGGGCGCTGATAGTCACGTCAGCCGTATAGACGGCCGTATCGTAGATCCCGTAGGCGCGGATAGAAGGGGTCAGCGTTGCGGAGATATCGCCGCGCTCGGGCAGCAGATACAGCATCTGTTGCGAGGGCTTGTAGCCGTCCTTGGTTTCAAGCATGACCCGGTGCGGCACGGAAATGACCGGACCACCAACGGTCTGCGCCGCGCCCCAGCGCGACGCGATCTGTGCAACGGCGTGTTGCCGATAACCGCTGCGCTCGGCGATCAGGTCGCGCACCTGCGCCAGGGGAATCAACATCAGCAGCGCCATCAGCGCGATACCCAGCGCCTTGGTCGTCACGGAAGAGTATCGGGAGAGCATTGGGGGCGATCCATCAGGGAAGATGGCGCTAGTTCAGTGCACGGCCTGGGAACTCGCCGGTGCGATACGGGGCAAAACGCTGACCAGCCGGGGCGGTCGTCGGGCACTGACCGGCCGCCGCCGTCGCGTTCGTCTGGCATCATTCCTGCTTGTATCCGCCTCGAAACCCGCCAGTCCGGCGACTGCAACCACGGTACACGACGATGGCCGCCTCCACCCAGAAGATGTTGCTCGCGCTTCGCGGTTCCCAGGCTCACTGGCTCGCCGCGATCGTCAACGCCCTGGATGAAGCCCTGCGTGATCCGGATTTTGGCCCGGAACAACGCGCCATCGTGCGGCATCTGCTAGACGCGGGCATGGTCCCGGCCAGCGTCGCCCGTGCCGCCGAAGCCCGCTTCCAGCGTTTCGAACAGAGTTTTGCCGACGCACTGCCCGAGCCGTCCGAATCTGACTGGCCGGCAGTGACTCCGCCCACGCCGCCGTCACGTCCAAAACTGACGCTGGTGGGCAACGAAGCCGCCTGATTGTTTCCTCCCCTCCCCCGAGGGTAAGAGCCCGGCCCTGGTGCCGGGCTTTTTCTATGCGCCACTAGCACCCACGCCCGATGCCGGTACGCCGTCGCGCACGACG
This genomic stretch from Tahibacter amnicola harbors:
- the tsaB gene encoding tRNA (adenosine(37)-N6)-threonylcarbamoyltransferase complex dimerization subunit type 1 TsaB — its product is MNLIAIETSTECCSVALSYNGRVIERSELAPRRHAELVLPMADSLLAEAGLSRRQLDAVAVGRGPGAFTGVRLAVSVAQGMALGLGLPVVPISSLAALALDAPDDGNPVLAVIDARMGEVYAGAFRHVDGSVVAWGDESVGPADQLVVPPAARWNVIGSGWTSYSAALAPRLAAEPAWVDGSRHPQARAVARLAVAEFGAGHAVAPELALPVYLRDKVALTLTEQREARGNR
- a CDS encoding glycosyltransferase family 2 protein, which translates into the protein MPETPDAPEYSLIIPVYRNEESLPDLLVELAQLAQGLDRPLEVVFVVDGSPDRSHAHLAERLPAAPFASQLILLSRNFGSFAAIREGLSHARGKYFAVMAADLQEPPQLVREFFRLLASDAADVTLGTRTGRDDPFIDRIASRLFWSTYRRLVQPELPAGGVDMFGCNQAFRDQLLRFEESNSSLVGQVIWLGFRRAEVPYHRVARRHGKSAWTFSRKLHYLMNSVFSFTDLPIRLLTLAGLGGIVICAAFGLLVAVLRLSGWVAVPGYSATILTILFFGALNLLGFGIVGSYVWRAYENTKRRPQAVVFHHKNFSGKSDV
- the mgtE gene encoding magnesium transporter, whose translation is MAETALQDRTAKQLRLLEQALDSGRLGPVKRLVNTLSPAEIGNLLESLPPHKRQIVWGLVDPEDDGEVLVHVGDEVREDLLKAMDPDEIVAAAESLDIDDLADLLEDLPDTVIDEVLKSMDRENRERLEQMLTYEEDTAGRLMNPDVVTVRADVSVDVVLRYLRLRGELPEATDRLYIVSRRRQYLGGISLAQLLTADPAVAVNRLIDSEQPAIDADTPVAEVAERFANHDWLSAPVVDENNVLLGRITIDDVVDIIRAQAEHQALGAAGLDEDEDLFAPVPRTTRRRAVWLGINLLTAFLASWVIGNFEGVLQKVVACAVLMPIVASMGGVAGTQVLTLMVRAQALGQVSPANALSLLRKEVLVALANGLVWALAVGSVALAIYRDAWLALAFGAAMVINLIAAALSGVFLPLVLRRVGIDPALAGGVILTTVTDCCGFASFLGLSTLLLMQ
- a CDS encoding GtrA family protein, whose amino-acid sequence is MTERPAIGEGVRFVLAGGLNTVLTYALYYGLLALVDYRLAYALAYVAGIGIAYVLNARFVFRRALGWRSALRYPLIYVAQFLFGVALLHSLVDWLGIDRRWAMVIVIALSVPLSYVLNRLVLVRSPQ
- the creD gene encoding cell envelope integrity protein CreD → MLSRYSSVTTKALGIALMALLMLIPLAQVRDLIAERSGYRQHAVAQIASRWGAAQTVGGPVISVPHRVMLETKDGYKPSQQMLYLLPERGDISATLTPSIRAYGIYDTAVYTADVTISARYESDDFAPLSTDAANYLTDQVKLRFLLSDVRGLREVKSVKVNGTPQRLQPGDAIGNIAAVSVALDPSLLAGALTVEVQYVVAGTESLQFLPMARTTTVKVDAPWADPSFTGAFLPAERDIDDKQFSARWQVLELNRGFAQHWEETPHNAVNLHEWSFGVTLYRPVDVYQQLQRAGKYGLLFIGLSFVAFFLFEVLKKLRVHPVQYVLVGLALCTFYILLLALSEQIGFGGAYAVAATAVVLIIGGYAAAVLATRRAGGLLAGCLAVAYLLLYGLVISEQYSLLIGAITLLAVVSVLMYLTRRIDWYGESRPAAAPAAAKTDFDAFVMPDLPPNGSRR
- a CDS encoding WxcM-like domain-containing protein, translated to MNYFVHPQGICESSHIGANTRIWAFAHVLAKARLGSDCNICDHVFIENDVVIGDRVTVKCGVQLWDGVTLEDDVFIGPNVTFTNDPFPRSKQYPEQFPQTRVCAGASIGANATILPGLTIGARAMVGAGAVVLRSVPPDAIVVGNPARIVGYVDNSAGGRLVADRPRDSNERPGVEETSVRGVALHRLPLIQDMRGDLSVGEFERSVPFLPRRYFLVFGVPSAEVRGEHAHRTCHQFLVCVKGSVSVIADDGTRRAELLLDRPNLGLHLPPMTWGIQYRYSADAVLLVFASEYYDTQEYIRDYDEFLRLSRAR